A window from Culex pipiens pallens isolate TS chromosome 3, TS_CPP_V2, whole genome shotgun sequence encodes these proteins:
- the LOC120413023 gene encoding titin isoform X1 has protein sequence MEEDGEYADGEIVWVKLSYCWWPGEVLAGSRLTDEFLSTLKRRPLAVVKFFDEDSYEYVKNTNFIYKYNCSRKHEFLRKGLEQYRAKNKHMVKFPADVMQAERATGGDPNIVNSTEFLPQKRESYADIFSPDKSKGGKGKASATTPRGGSPKKAPAISPSKIIPVIPVRKHEVRILGQASSPSGIASRSSLGGCPSTPNNSSLNASTSSSVGEPGSSALSNVSAASPSQIYHCHKCGFESSRQNVIVLHTKYCRAVPLAPFNIPAVRESKSLQSTTARTTTVEDPVTPKAAPKLREEPPQQPPAAAPADEEELVEVIQVVEEKTPAAVGRSSRTPRTAAKAATPTPKVDRRKNRGGRGKAVATPVVEVEAVAADEEKVEVLQVSEEEPPAEEVVPAPEVGKSLDDSTGKDSKGKADVELKNELLADWSEDEQDEQELKEDKRKAASSDESEKVETTEKAAPVISITDSSAEKSVESSPQLASPVSSSSGTTIKYRNIPKKQKREFIEVTNDQPATTQAVTIEKSSSESSISTAATCGDKTASSSSADSLPEQSRPLSAKQRILDRATRGSSKSNSSSTEELKPVIVAATAAASAESQHDSASTSDETKKDIASCFDFKEEEEEEVVLSKSPRRSLSNRRDVSLDAKQEQEELERAKKDAELKNEIDSLLNEVSVPSLPDLPKLPVSPRATSPGPSQEIISPQSKEEIDRNRTLPPKERGKRIFKTRNKPTVENEAIALEQSKAIVLDFVKKSHEEEEAQQQQEAKLSSESPTTTNDDSQESVQSAVATEPQRFENSEFAAIKAKRAKLPVEEEPPKEEESTVSSSNEEPKPATAEQPDSLPVSISKDQLTLEVLEITTPSPKSRKGKQQPPKQTIVSPIVLIEKLPEPVEEEQQPEVTPKATPARKKRAGEMDQLDLTALDTPRSRRGRSAKAEEPTPEPEPPKEIEAAAPVEKRKAKRGKKEEEVPAVDETPEVEPKPSKSKRSKQSQQRSADSTADLHAEVDPVVPTSVEPAPEEPVVSEPAPIVEPVVAKHQPIKMIIKSKGKKSNSELIYDDPVVAPEPKPEETQEKLLKSPKSSKRKKEEPAVEPPAEEAVESLAKSPKSKRPKVKASEKPKEPEVSVGGPSATDLQVAEALIQLPEAPVIPPKVAVVDDQEMVEVKSNNSSPVHSKTINPRKRHLQKLMDTAEVIVEQPPPEIVTIPEKKKRETIVEVVSVAPASIVQDLPAKTTTVVVASVPPPDEDKFDIDNIPIVMDDSELLEDSTISTTSNTDRRSTVAPVVAPVDEDVKLISTTKPMTKKIVIVKSSNGSAKIVGRKESPAVAKKNLAIKSTTITIKPPLDQLSPTNVTTRSPAHSPTPMRSAQLVQASSGGQIVITSKGTVLTTQSPSTSTARSHSSDGLKTHVSQSHSKPAIVSSVVSSASSISSSSSSSSATKELPESAANSTPQRPGTGAAAAIKSPAKICVQSQEIIHPATKPRPVASSPVVVQKVTTEVGQQHKKGLAAASASSQKKSSGKKQAEPGTSGGKPLFATSKGALITSQPATTSSVNPGKKNHRVIKISPQKLKEFTRLGMVEDKGKGKVLTASGMKKFRQEQEQLLQQQQQQQEPQSKPDKPIQRTDSIDEEPSTSTPTPPPPADAPAEVVVAAAADSSVKELPPASPVEPEQSPEVAEEEPAKPEGIVEENEAAAAETEPECSSSSKVKPVPAAEEASESASAQPEVPAEATSESSSNVQESSQLIAVPAENFGGPANLFYLCSVREEGFVPVNNELLYLDSSNQLVALPEQASVEDIVQQAAGQEVLEIPAGEHAAVDVEGAVEAGQQNILLNTQDGQQIILDQQSLMALAAAGADTSQLLTPDGQQIVLQGSAQELLAALAVTQPGLGIAVAAEGTQIIVAPESLIDLQDAPLPGEIIQVNPNTTVETNAVLTKPPIMSTVEVPSKNGNGTTDAGAADKALDPVATTNLDESLAAVIGVPGNPNVPTSLELPITVTNPVIAKTTTCKINPIYPTTTAIAAIPGVLDLPPTALAQTGTDSPHVEPTHESSSSDDTRAEHFKHQEEDGDRGKSPTTANGKPTLDHDDCDDDPLDDEIIPNTPESQMNSHAEISSQFSDDDDTSPVVPLPRVIGEDDDDNSNFSDVIPIQPNVILRNINNELINNNENSNNSSSDMELDPAGNEENDPNQTAEVAATGSANSNSLVER, from the exons ACTCGACCGAGTTCCTGCCCCAGAAGCGCGAGAGCTACGCGGACATCTTCTCGCCGGACAAGTCCAAGGGCGGCAAGGGCAAAGCTTCCG CTACGACACCCCGCGGTGGAAGCCCGAAAAAGGCGCCCGCCATTTCGCCCAGCAAGATCATCCCGGTGATTCCGGTACGCAAGCATGAAGTCCGGATCCTGGGCCAGGCCTCGTCCCCGTCGGGTATCGCCAGCCGCAGCTCGCTGGGTGGCTGCCCGTCGACGCCGAACAACTCCAGCCTGAACGCGTCAACGTCGTCTTCGGTGGGAGAGCCTGGCAGCAGTGCGCTGTCCAACGTGTCGGCGGCCAGCCCCTCGCAGATCTACCACTGCCACAAGTGTGGCTTCGAGAGCAGCCGCCAGAACGTGATCGTGCTGCACACCAAGTACTGTCGGGCGGTGCCGCTGGCGCCGTTCAACATTCCAGCTGTTCGAG AATCTAAATCACTGCAATCGACAACGGCGCGCACCACTACCGTGGAGGATCCAGTGACACCGAAGGCTGCACCGAAACTTCGGGAAGAACCACCCCAGCAGCCACCAGCAGCTGCTCCCGCAGACGAGGAAGAACTGGTCGAGGTCATCCAGGTGGTTGAGGAAAAGACACCGGCAGCCGTTGGTCGTTCTAGCCGTACTCCACGGACGGCAGCCAAGGCGGCGACTCCAACGCCGAAAGTGGACCGAAGGAAGAACCGCGGTGGACGTGGCAAAGCTGTTGCGACGCCTGTCGTGGAAGTTGAAGCCGTTGCCGCTGACGAGGAGAAGGTCGAAGTGCTGCAAGTCAGTGAGGAGGAACCACCGGCGGAGGAGGTCGTACCCGCACCGGAAGTCGGTAAAAGTCTGGACGATTCTACTGGGAAAGACTCGAAGGGCAAGGCCGATGTTGAGTTGAAGAACGAGCTGCTGGCGGATTGGAGCGAGGATGAGCAGGACGAGCAAGAACTTAAGGAAGACAAGAGGAAAGCAGCATCCAGCGATGAGTCGGAGAAGGTTGAAACCACGGAGAAGGCTGCCCCCGTGATCAGCATCACCGATTCCAGTGCAGAAAAGTCGGTAGAATCTTCGCCGCAGCTTGCTTCGCCGGTTTCGTCGTCGTCCGGAACCACGATCAAGTACCGGAACATCCCCAAGAAGCAAAAGCGCGAGTTTATCGAAGTCACGAACGATCAACCGGCGACAACGCAGGCGGTTACGATTGAGAAATCTTCGAGCGAAAGCAGCATCAGCACGGCGGCCACTTGCGGAGACAAAACCGCATCGTCCAGCAGCGCCGACAGTCTGCCGGAGCAGTCGCGACCACTCAGCGCCAAGCAGCGAATCCTGGACCGGGCCACCCGCGGTTCGAGCAagtccaacagcagcagcaccgaAGAGTTGAAGCCGGTCATCGTGGCAGCCACCGCCGCCGCCTCAGCGGAATCTCAGCATGACTCAGCGTCCACGAGTGACGAAACCAAGAAGGACATTGCGTCCTGCTTCGACTTCaaggaggaggaagaggaagAAGTGGTCTTGAGCAAATCTCCCCGGAGGTCACTGTCAAACAGGCGCGACGTTTCGCTGGACGCCAAGCAAGAGCAGGAAGAGCTGGAACGTGCCAAAAAGGACGCCGAGTTGAAGAACGAAATCGATTCGTTGCTGAACGAAGTCAGCGTCCCATCACTTCCAGACCTGCCGAAACTACCCGTCAGTCCAAGGGCCACCTCGCCAGGACCTTCGCAGGAAATCATTTCACCCCAATCCAAAGAGGAAATCGACCGCAACCGAACACTTCCCCCGAAGGAGCGCGGCAAGCGCATCTTCAAGACCCGCAATAAGCCAACCGTCGAGAACGAAGCGATCGCCCTTGAGCAGTCCAAGGCGATCGTGCTGGACTTTGTGAAAAAGTCCCACGAAGAAGAGGAagcacagcagcagcaggaagcaAAGCTCAGCTCGGAGTCGCCCACCACAACAAACGACGACTCGCAAGAGTCGGTTCAATCTGCGGTGGCAACGGAGCCGCAAAGGTTCGAAAACTCCGAATTCGCCGCCATCAAGGCCAAGCGAGCGAAACTTCCCGTTGAGGAGGAACCTCCCAAGGAGGAAGAATCCACGGTGAGCTCCAGCAACGAAGAGCCTAAACCAGCTACCGCAGAACAACCAGACTCCCTTCCAGTGTCCATCAGCAAGGATCAGCTAACGCTGGAAGTGCTCGAGATAACGACCCCATCGCCGAAGAGCCGCAAGGGCAAGCAACAGCCGCCCAAGCAAACCATCGTGAGTCCGATCGTGCTCATCGAAAAGCTACCGGAACCGGTCGAGGAGGAGCAACAGCCGGAGGTCACTCCGAAAGCTACACCGGCTAGGAAGAAGCGTGCCGGTGAAATGGATCAGCTTGACCTGACGGCGCTGGATACGCCACGATCGCGCCGAGGTCGAAGCGCCAAAGCAGAAGAACCTACGCCGGAACCGGAACCACCCAAAGAGATCGAAGCGGCTGCTCCCGTTGAGAAACGCAAGGCTAAGCGAGGCAAAAAGGAGGAAGAAGTGCCGGCGGTTGATGAAACTCCAGAAGTTGAGCCCAAACCAAGCAAGTCAAAGCGCAGCAAGCAAAGTCAGCAACGGTCAGCGGATTCAACCGCCGATTTGCACGCTGAAGTTGACCCCGTTGTTCCTACCAGTGTCGAACCTGCTCCGGAGGAGCCGGTTGTAAGCGAACCTGCGCCGATCGTGGAGCCTGTCGTCGCGAAGCATCAACCAATTAAGATGATCATCAAGTCCAAAGGCAAAAAGTCCAACTCGGAGCTGATCTACGATGATccggtcgtggcaccggaaccCAAGCCGGAAGAAACGCAGGAAAAGCTGCTCAAATCGCCGAAGAGTTCCAAGAGGAAAAAGGAGGAACCGGCGGTGGAACCTCCGGCCGAGGAAGCCGTTGAATCGCTGGCGAAATCGCCCAAATCGAAGCGACCCAAGGTCAAAGCTAGCGAAAAGCCGAAAGAACCGGAAGTCAGTGTCGGCGGCCCTAGTGCTACGGATTTGCAAGTTGCCGAAGCGCTGATTCAGCTTCCGGAAGCCCCGGTGATTCCCCCTAAAGTCGCCGTCGTAGATGATCAGGAAATGGTCGAAGTCAAATCGAACAACTCATCTCCGGTACATTCAAAGACCATTAATCCAAGGAAACGACACCTGCAAAAGCTGATGGACACGGCCGAGGTGATCGTCGAGCAGCCCCCACCGGAGATCGTAACCATTCCAGAGAAGAAGAAACGCGAAACGATCGTCGAAGTGGTCAGCGTGGCTCCGGCTTCCATCGTGCAAGATCTGCCGGCCAAAACTACCACCGTCGTAGTTGCAAGCGTCCCTCCTCCCGACGAGGACAAGTTCGACATTGACAACATCCCGATCGTGATGGACGACAGCGAACTGCTCGAGGACAGCACCATCTCGACGACCTCCAACACCGACAGACGATCAACGGTGGCGCCCGTCGTCGCTCCGGTAGACGAGGACGTCAAGCTGATTTCCACCACCAAACCCATGACAAAAAAGATTGTGATTGTCAAGAGCAGCAACGGTTCCGCCAAGATCGTCGGAAGGAAGGAGTCTCCAGCCGTTGCGAAGAAAAATCTCGCCATCAAGTCCACCACCATTACCATCAAACCCCCGCTGGATCAACTCTCGCCGACGAACGTGACGACCCGATCCCCGGCACACTCACCGACCCCGATGCGATCGGCACAGCTCGTACAGGCCAGCAGCGGCGGTCAGATCGTCATCACCAGCAAGGGCACGGTTCTAACCACCCAGTCGCCGTCCACTTCGACCGCCCGAAGCCATTCGTCGGACGGACTCAAAACCCACGTCTCTCAATCCCACTCCAAGCCGGCCATCGTTTCCTCGGTGGTCAGCAGCGCAAGCTCaatcagtagcagcagcagcagcagttccgcAACAAAAGAACTCCCCGAATCTGCGGCAAACTCAACACCGCAACGACCTGGAACTGGTGCTGCGGCCGCGATCAAATCACCCGCCAAGATTTGCGTGCAGTCGCAGGAGATCATTCACCCGGCTACGAAGCCCCGACCGGTGGCTTCCTCCCCCGTCGTGGTACAGAAGGTCACGACGGAAGTCGGGCAGCAGCACAAGAAGGGACTTGCAGCGGCGTCGGCGTCGTCGCAGAAGAAGAGTTCGG gcaaaaagcAAGCCGAACCTGGAACTTCCGGCGGCAAGCCGCTGTTCGCGACCTCCAAGGGCGCTCTCATTACGTCCCAGCCGGCGACCACTTCTTCGGTGAACCCGGGCAAAAAGAACCACCGAGTGATCAAGATTTCGCCCCAAAAGTTAAAGGAGTTCACCCGGTTAGGCATGGTCGAGGACAAGGGCAAGGGCAAAGTACTGACCGCAAGCGGTATGAAAAAGTTCCGCCAGGAGCAGGAACAGTTGCtccaacaacagcaacagcagcaagaACCCCAGTCAAAGCCGGACAAGCCCATTCAGCGGACGGATTCGATCGACGAGGAACCCTCGACGTCCACTCCGACTCCACCACCGCCGGCTGACGCACCAGCAGAGGTTGTAGTGGCCGCCGCAGCAGATTCATCCGTAAAGGAACTGCCACCAGCCTCACCAGTCGAGCCGGAACAATCCCCAGAAGTCGCGGAGGAAGAACCTGCAAAGCCGGAGGGAATCGTCGAAGAAAACGAAGCAGCCGCCGCCGAGACGGAACCCGAATGTAGCAGCTCGTCCAAGGTCAAACCGGTTCCTGCCGCGGAAGAGGCCAGCGAGTCAGCATCGGCACAGCCGGAAGTGCCCGCAGAAGCGACCAGCGAATCCAGCTCCAACGTGCAGGAATCATCCCAGCTGATCGCCGTACCGGCGGAAAACTTCGGAGGACCTGCGAACCTCTTCTATCTGTGCTCGGTCCGCGAGGAAGGCTTCGTTCCGGTGAACAACGAACTGCTCTACCTGGACTCGTCCAACCAGCTGGTGGCGCTGCCCGAGCAGGCTTCGGTCGAGGACATTGTCCAGCAGGCAGCCGGCCAGGAAGTGCTGGAAATTCCCGCGGGTGAACACGCGGCCGTTGACGTGGAAGGTGCCGTCGAAGCGGGTCAGCAGAACATTTTGCTCAACACCCAGGACGGGCAGCAGATCATCCTGGACCAGCAGAGCCTGATGGCGTTGGCCGCGGCTGGCGCGGACACGTCCCAGCTTCTTACTCCCGATGGACAGCAAATTGTACTGCAAG GTTCGGCCCAGGAGCTGCTGGCAGCACTGGCCGTGACTCAACCCGGCCTCGGAATCGCGGTGGCCGCCGAGGGAACCCAAATCATCGTCGCACCAGAATCGTTGATCGATCTGCaag ATGCGCCCCTACCCGGAGAGATCATCCAGGTCAACCCGAACACCACAGTGGAGACGAATGCCGTACTAACGAAGCCACCGATCATGTCGACCGTCGAGGTGCCCAGCAAGAATGGCAACGGAACGACGGACGCCGGCGCGGCGGACAAGGCGCTGGATCCGGTGGCGACGACGAATCTCGACGAAAGCCTGGCCGCGGTCATTGGCGTTCCGGGCAATCCGAACGTGCCGACCTCGCTGGAGCTGCCCATTACGGTGACGAACCCGGTGATTGCCAAAACGACCACCTGCAAGATCAACCCGATCTACCCGACGACGACGGCAATCGCCGCGATTCCGGGCGTCCTCGATCTGCCCCCGACGGCGCTAGCACAAACAGGTACAGATAGCCCACACGTTGAACCGACACACGAGAGTAGTTCTAGCGATGACACCAGGGCTGAGCACTTTAAACACCAAGAAGAAGACGGCGATCGCGGTAAGTCACCAACGACCGCCAACGGCAAACCGACCCTCGATCACGACGACTGCGACGACGATCCGCTGGACGACGAAATCATCCCAAACACGCCCGAATCTCAGATGAACAGCCACGCGGAGATTTCGTCCCAGTTCAGTGACGACGATGACACGTCGCCGGTGGTGCCACTTCCGCGGGTCATcggcgaagacgacgacgacaactccAACTTTAGCGACGTGATCCCGATCCAGCCGAACGTGATCCTGCGCAACATCAACAACGAACTGATCAACAACAATGagaacagcaacaacagcagcagcgacATGGAGCTGGACCCGGCCGGGAACGAAGAGAACGACCCCAACCAGACGGCGGAAGTGGCCGCCACCGGCTCGGCGAACAGCAATTCCCTCGTGGAGAGATAA